DNA from Malus sylvestris chromosome 11, drMalSylv7.2, whole genome shotgun sequence:
tAATGGtaggttttatttttaaactcttaaCTTTTGCAAAAAGCCAACCAAGAAAAGAACCAAATTGATTTGATATATTAATGGATGACTGCCAGCTGCATGCATCTAATGCCAATCCTTTGTACAATTTTGTCTAAAGTAAGGATAAGAACTAGACAACACATGAAAACAATCCTCATGTTTTCTCTTTAGTAATTTCCAAACATGGTTTGAGATCTTTAAGTTCATATCTGTCTTTTGACTTTCTTGCTAACCCATTGTTTTCTGCACAACATGGAAAGAAAGACTATACAACTCCCACCTTCAATGAAATTGGGGTCCTTCATTCTCAACAAGGTGAAAAGATTCCGACCCCGATTTGTAAGTGATTGCACGTTTTCAGAGTTTATCTTAATAAAACAAATGAGAGATTAGTTCGTAGAGGTTTTCCTTAACACTCGAAACATTTAAGGCAAAATTTGCACAAATAGTATTGGAATATAATTGTGGGGGCGTCAAACAGGCAATAAGCCGTATATATAACACGATATGAGTGCCTTGTTTGGAATCGCTACAGCAAGAAACACTTCTTCTCATAAGCACTTATACTAGAAGGGTTTTTATTATAAACATGTCTTCCTAAAGCACACAATAGGTGTTCCTCATAAAGCACTTTTGCAACCCATACATGCtttcaaatttttcttccaaacATAACCAAAAGCGCGTTTGATTGTCAAGCCGTTttgaaaacaataaaaacagGCCAAAGTGTCCcttcaattataattttttattgaaaatttatAACCGATTCTACTCGTGCATATTTTTCACAAATTACTTGGAACTTTTGTGCATTTGGGtcttgaaacaaaacaaaatcaacgCGTGAGTAGATAAAGTGGTTCAAGAGAGACCCCCCACACCCCTCCATTGGACAACCACCACACCATGCAAGGCATGGTTTCTTATATTCCAAGCCTCTTTAGGACCCTTTTAAGGCATGCAATTATTGGAAGAGTGGGTGATTTTAGGACCTTTTTTGGGACCCTTTTGAGCTTTCttcaaaatattttcattaattatGGAGGTTTAGAGAATTCATAAGCAACCTTTTGTCCCTATTAAACAAAGTCATTCCTAACTGCactttttccatccaaatttttCACATGTTCTCTTCCAAGTCCTAGACACTTCAAAAAGCGTGATCCCCCAAGCCTGGCAGCAAAACATGCATTGACTTCAACGCCACATGTCTGAAAAGCAACACTGCTATAGCTGCAGTTTTAGTTTCATGAGTATGAAGTAGGGAGATATATCGAAAGACATTCTTCGACATAGCAAAATTAACAATTCATCTGCTTATGACAAGTTCTACTAATTACTCATGCCGTGTGTTGAGAGTGTTTATTTGGATTATGTAATCAGTCTTCAGTAATACTTAAATCAAACAGATGGATTAGTTATATggtgtcaaacttgtttttaaACGTTAGTGGCTTCAAGGGTTATAATTGTATACTTTGTTTTCGGAGAACTGTTTTCAGGAATTAAGAAATGAACAAAAGAATGTTAGCCAGAATCTGAAATGTAAACCTGCAACTCGAGGTTGAGTAGTAACTGTACTTGTTCAGCCGCCAAGTTCAACAGTTCATGTTTAGATTCACCATCCGCTTCTCCGTTTTGATCTTGTGTCTGCATACACAAAATTCATCTGGGAAGATGAGTAGCTTGGAAAAGAAGGGTATCAAGCAATGAAAAAGAAGAGTATTTTTGGAGTTTGTTACCAATGCAGTCAAATTCATAAACTTCATGTCTTTGAAAACTGAATGGATCAATGGCGTCGATACAAAATTTTGGAAAATCAATTCAGTTGTACAAGAGATGTCTTTTGTGAAAACAAAAGGGATTATGTGACGATCTTCTGAACTGATACTATCTGATTAGAGGCACACCTTGGATACATACTCTCTTGACTTCTTTTCTACTGCAAGTCTGACAAAGCCATCTTTTTACCGAGCCAACTAAATCCAGGTTGCTTAAGAATCTTCCTCTGCTTCATCACCATCCTTACGTTCTCAACCTCTTCCCATTCTCCGTTAGCAGCATGGATATTCGAAAGCGTTACAAAACCTCCAGGTCTCTTTAACTCCATTTTTAGAATAGCTTCTGCCATCATTTTAGCAAGATCTCTTCTTCCATGGACTTTGCAACCGTTGAAAAAGGCTCCAATGATAGATTCAGTGACTTCTATAGGCATTCCCTTAACCAATTCGTAAGCTGCTACCATCTTTCCTGACCGACACAAGAGATCAACAACACAAGCATAATGTTCTGTACCTGGCTCAACTCCATGACACATTTTCATGGACTTGAAAATCTTTAAACCTTTCTCTACATAACCACTGTGGCTGCACGCAGAAAGTACGCATGTCAAAGTCACTTCATTTGCCTGCACTCCTTCTGCTTGCATTCTTTCAAAAAGCTCTATGGAGGAATCAACCATACCGTACTTACCATAACATCCAATCAATGCATTCCATGATGCAATGTTATTTACAGGATTCTGGTCAAATACACTTCGAGCATTTTTCACACTGCCACATTTTGAGTACATATCAATAAGAGCACTAGCAACAAACACATTTACGTCAAAGCCCATCCTGTAGATCAATCCATGAATTTCTCTCCCTCTTTGAATTGAACCAATGATCCCACAAGCTGGTAGCAACCCTGTGATAGTCACGAGGTTCGCTTTAATTCCAGACACCAACATCATCCTGAACAGTTTAAATGCTTCATCAGCATGCTGGCCTTGGGTAAAACCTGAAATCAACGCATTCCAAGTAACCAAATCAGGAACCAATCCCTCTTTAGTCATCCTAGACAGAAGCGCATATGCTCGATTTGTATCTCCACACCGAGCAAACCCCGCTATCATTGCATTCCATGTGAAATCATTCGGTTCCAATCCATCCAACCTCATCCTCTCAAACAAGAGGAGCGCTTGATC
Protein-coding regions in this window:
- the LOC126588493 gene encoding pentatricopeptide repeat-containing protein At5g59600-like; the protein is MKIPSFSTFKLSPDDLALLLQKCMKARALRQGKQIHAVLLTSGVDMNLLSLSSKLVGMYAGCGDVGNAHQVFDKIPKPNVFALNWLVLASAFNGQFEDAIGYFYLMQELGIVGNKFTFPVVLKVCVGLMDLNKGKEVHAVVNKLGFEKDVSLANALIDMYYKCGSLCYARRVFDRMLDRDVVSWTSMICGYFNIGKTDQALLLFERMRLDGLEPNDFTWNAMIAGFARCGDTNRAYALLSRMTKEGLVPDLVTWNALISGFTQGQHADEAFKLFRMMLVSGIKANLVTITGLLPACGIIGSIQRGREIHGLIYRMGFDVNVFVASALIDMYSKCGSVKNARSVFDQNPVNNIASWNALIGCYGKYGMVDSSIELFERMQAEGVQANEVTLTCVLSACSHSGYVEKGLKIFKSMKMCHGVEPGTEHYACVVDLLCRSGKMVAAYELVKGMPIEVTESIIGAFFNGCKVHGRRDLAKMMAEAILKMELKRPGGFVTLSNIHAANGEWEEVENVRMVMKQRKILKQPGFSWLGKKMALSDLQ